One Pseudomonas sp. FP1742 genomic window carries:
- a CDS encoding COG3014 family protein, producing MASRALTSIALSAVTLLSGCSAFRNYDSELAQTNQQLAAGNVDAALTLLEKNNTGTDKDLLYYFEKGELLRAKGDLSGSQNAWTSADQVVGKWEDAVKLDTEKYLAQFGSFLVNDKVRRYEGYDYEKVMLTTQMALNLLAVNDFDGARTAIKKTHEREAVIADLRDKEYLKSEEQAEKEGVKTQYKDLQGYPVASLDAPEVVSLKNSYQSAFSHYLAGFVYEALGEKDLAAPGYRKAAELRPNTPLLEQALVNLDKPAKDQDSDILIVVQSGLAPSRDSIRIPLPLPISNNVVITPLSFPIIKPDTSTAPFAQIGVDGQQVNLTQLNSTTAMSRRALRDDMPGIILRTTVRAVTKGVAQKKINETNPLAGLAVGISSAVLEGADTRTWRTLPDTTQVVRLRLKKGEHQVSLPSAVGGSVVKVTVDQRYQVISLRAVGNQVFASGLAAHVIPSTNPTTMASLKQP from the coding sequence ATGGCCTCCCGCGCCCTTACCTCGATCGCGCTCAGCGCTGTCACCTTACTCTCCGGCTGTTCGGCTTTTCGCAACTACGATTCCGAACTGGCGCAAACCAACCAGCAATTGGCGGCCGGCAACGTCGACGCCGCCTTGACCCTGCTGGAAAAGAACAACACCGGCACCGACAAAGACCTGCTCTATTACTTCGAGAAGGGTGAACTGCTGCGCGCCAAGGGCGACTTGTCCGGCAGCCAGAATGCCTGGACCAGCGCCGATCAGGTGGTGGGCAAGTGGGAAGACGCGGTCAAGCTCGATACCGAAAAATACCTGGCCCAGTTCGGCAGCTTCCTGGTCAACGACAAGGTCCGTCGCTACGAAGGCTACGATTACGAAAAAGTCATGCTGACCACGCAGATGGCCCTCAACCTGCTGGCAGTGAACGACTTCGACGGCGCGCGCACCGCGATCAAGAAGACTCACGAGCGTGAAGCGGTGATCGCCGATTTACGTGACAAGGAATACCTCAAGAGCGAAGAGCAAGCCGAGAAAGAAGGCGTCAAAACCCAGTACAAGGACCTTCAGGGGTATCCGGTGGCCAGCCTCGACGCGCCAGAAGTGGTCAGCCTGAAAAACAGCTACCAGAGCGCGTTCAGCCATTACCTGGCCGGTTTCGTCTACGAAGCCCTGGGCGAGAAAGACCTGGCTGCGCCGGGCTATCGCAAAGCCGCCGAGCTGCGGCCGAACACGCCGCTGCTGGAACAGGCGCTGGTGAATCTCGACAAGCCCGCCAAGGACCAAGACAGCGACATCCTGATCGTCGTGCAAAGCGGTCTGGCGCCGTCCCGCGATTCGATCCGCATTCCGCTGCCATTGCCGATCAGCAACAACGTGGTGATCACGCCGCTGTCGTTCCCGATCATCAAGCCAGACACCTCCACCGCCCCCTTCGCCCAGATCGGCGTGGACGGTCAGCAGGTGAACCTGACGCAACTCAACAGCACCACCGCCATGTCCCGCCGCGCGCTGCGTGATGACATGCCGGGCATCATCCTGCGCACCACCGTCCGTGCCGTGACCAAAGGCGTGGCGCAGAAGAAGATCAACGAAACCAACCCGCTGGCCGGTCTTGCGGTCGGTATCTCTTCAGCCGTGCTCGAAGGTGCCGATACCCGTACGTGGCGAACCCTGCCGGACACCACTCAAGTGGTGCGTCTGCGCTTGAAGAAAGGCGAGCACCAAGTCTCCCTGCCGAGCGCCGTGGGCGGTTCGGTGGTCAAGGTCACTGTGGATCAGCGCTATCAGGTCATCAGCCTGCGCGCCGTGGGCAATCAGGTGTTCGCCAGCGGCCTGGCCGCTCATGTGATCCCGAGCACCAACCCGACCACCATGGCCAGCCTCAAACAACCTTAA